One Limisphaerales bacterium DNA segment encodes these proteins:
- a CDS encoding DUF1552 domain-containing protein, which translates to MNNRRDFLKQSLLGAGAMALMNAPQQLAAASGKPPTRFIFMHRGNGLWPRVCVPPSLDAKTMELEKRKEAVDVDLDGHDLPQWLGPLAGHRENLTILQGLSGKMCTTGHHSWCSSLGVFKANERLSSIKWATVDFELAKLFPSPAGHIELACFPLGGGNARGSLDGVATGFSARGPQQPNYAFGSPRIALQELFKSVSNDPKARTQYQLDRKVLEFIAGNESAIANPLAGIEKAKVQNYADSVESIRDRNRKIDAMAEVIRKHVPKLDAKYLDPAINTLDRQIGHSEVLLGALISGLTNVVAFTVDELGHRYTGIPGIEGEKVNMHDVGHNKSIGGLSAETIRDRARTHHMAVIDRIVKRLKSVPEGDGTMFDNTMLFYFPDGGETHHSHGWEYPFIILSGDNARVDLRRRYIRLPNYGQPGHSTLGNFYTTLLNAYGNPIEHYGALDTGLTKFGHGQTGPIKQFQS; encoded by the coding sequence ATGAACAACCGCAGAGATTTTCTGAAGCAATCCCTCCTCGGCGCCGGCGCCATGGCGTTGATGAATGCGCCGCAGCAGCTGGCCGCTGCCTCTGGCAAGCCGCCGACGCGGTTTATCTTTATGCACCGCGGCAACGGCCTGTGGCCGCGCGTGTGCGTGCCGCCTAGTCTCGATGCCAAGACGATGGAGCTCGAGAAGCGCAAGGAAGCGGTGGATGTCGATCTCGACGGGCACGATCTGCCCCAGTGGCTCGGGCCGTTGGCCGGTCACCGGGAAAACCTAACGATTCTGCAGGGGCTTTCCGGCAAGATGTGCACCACCGGTCACCATTCCTGGTGCTCCTCGCTCGGCGTGTTCAAGGCTAACGAACGACTCAGCTCTATCAAGTGGGCTACGGTCGATTTCGAATTGGCCAAGCTCTTTCCCTCGCCCGCCGGCCACATTGAGCTGGCGTGTTTCCCACTGGGCGGCGGCAATGCCCGCGGCAGTCTCGACGGCGTGGCCACCGGCTTTTCTGCCCGCGGCCCGCAACAGCCCAACTACGCGTTTGGCTCGCCGCGCATCGCGTTGCAGGAGTTATTCAAGTCCGTCTCCAACGATCCCAAGGCGCGCACCCAATATCAGCTCGATCGCAAGGTACTCGAGTTTATTGCCGGCAACGAAAGTGCCATTGCCAATCCGCTGGCTGGGATTGAGAAGGCCAAGGTGCAGAATTATGCGGACTCCGTGGAATCCATCCGCGATCGCAACCGCAAGATCGACGCCATGGCGGAAGTGATCCGCAAGCACGTGCCCAAGCTCGATGCGAAATATCTCGATCCGGCCATCAACACGTTAGACCGCCAGATCGGCCATTCGGAGGTATTACTCGGCGCGCTGATTTCCGGGCTGACCAATGTCGTCGCCTTCACCGTGGACGAACTCGGCCACCGCTACACCGGCATTCCGGGTATCGAAGGCGAGAAGGTGAACATGCACGATGTGGGCCACAACAAAAGCATTGGCGGGCTCTCGGCGGAGACCATCCGCGACCGCGCGCGTACGCATCACATGGCGGTGATTGATCGCATCGTCAAACGGCTCAAGAGCGTGCCCGAGGGTGACGGCACGATGTTCGACAACACCATGCTCTTTTATTTTCCGGACGGCGGCGAGACCCATCACAGTCACGGCTGGGAATATCCCTTCATCATCCTCTCGGGCGACAACGCGCGCGTGGACCTGCGCCGCCGCTACATTCGCCTGCCCAACTACGGGCAGCCCGGCCACAGCACGTTGGGTAATTTCTACACCACATTGCTCAACGCCTACGGCAATCCCATCGAGCACTACGGCGCCCTCGACACCGGCCTCACCAAGTTCGGTCACGGCCAAACCGGGCCGATCAAACAGTTCCAAAGTTAG